A window of the Lactuca sativa cultivar Salinas chromosome 5, Lsat_Salinas_v11, whole genome shotgun sequence genome harbors these coding sequences:
- the LOC128134142 gene encoding triosephosphate isomerase, cytosolic-like — protein MEVVVSPPFVFLTFVKSELRPEIQVAAQNCWVKKGGAFTGEVSAEMLANLGVPWVILGHSERRALLNETNEFVGDKVAYALSQGLKVIACVGETLEQREAGTTMEVVAAQTKAIAGNYFKTKLASTVCQKSKILFYL, from the exons ATGG AGGTGGTGGTGAGCCCTCCTTTTGTGTTTCTTACCTTTGTTAAAAGTGAATTGAGGCCTGAAATCCAAGTTGCAGCTCAAAATTGTTGGGTTAAGAAGGGTGGTGCATTCACCGGTGAGGTTAG TGCTGAGATGCTTGCCAATTTGGGTGTCCCTTGGGTCATCCTAGGTCACTCTGAAAGGAGAGCCCTATTGAATGAAACTAATGAG TTTGTTGGAGACAAGGTTGCATACGCACTATCTCAAGGTTTGAAGGTTATTGCTTGTGTTGGGGAGACTCTTGAGCAACGAGAAGCTGGAACCACCATGGAAGTTGTTGCTGCACAAACCAAAGCAATTGCTGgtaattattttaaaactaaACTTGCTTCTACTGTatgtcaaaaatcaaaaatcttgTTTTATCTTTGA